From Brevibacillus marinus, a single genomic window includes:
- a CDS encoding carbamoyl phosphate synthase small subunit, translated as MNQHATAHGPGYLTLASGEVFAGQLYGAPLTAPGEVVFHTGMTGYQEVMTDLSFAGQIVTFTYPLIGNYGINEHDHEAPKPALAGMIVSELCEQPSHYRSRATLAETAARFGFPILAGVDTRAITKLVRARGHLYGVIADQPLTAEEVAALCGKRDWTSLVAEVSCRQPVSYPGEGEHVVLVDLGMKRSILDALLARGCRVTVVPYNTSYEQIAALQPDGLVFSNGPGDPQHLLPYCGEWLRAVERYPTLGICLGHQVIALMFGAQTGRLPYGHRGSNHPVKELLSGKVYLTSQNHGYVVLEETLDKRQLAVTYRNVNDGSVEGLRHLQLPVSSVQFHPEAHPGPNDTSHIFEQFIQSLRTIGAKHYA; from the coding sequence GTGAATCAACATGCAACAGCCCATGGCCCCGGGTATTTGACGCTGGCAAGCGGCGAGGTGTTTGCCGGACAGCTGTACGGCGCCCCGCTGACGGCTCCGGGGGAAGTGGTTTTTCATACAGGCATGACCGGTTATCAGGAAGTGATGACCGATCTTTCGTTTGCCGGTCAGATCGTCACCTTCACCTATCCGCTGATCGGCAATTACGGGATTAACGAGCATGATCACGAAGCACCAAAACCCGCGCTAGCCGGGATGATCGTCAGCGAGCTGTGCGAGCAGCCGAGTCACTACCGCAGTCGGGCGACGCTGGCGGAGACGGCGGCGCGGTTTGGCTTCCCGATCCTGGCCGGTGTGGATACGCGGGCGATTACCAAACTGGTTCGGGCGAGAGGCCACCTGTACGGCGTGATCGCCGACCAGCCGCTGACCGCCGAGGAAGTGGCGGCGCTGTGCGGCAAACGGGACTGGACGTCGCTCGTCGCAGAGGTTTCCTGCCGCCAGCCGGTCAGCTATCCGGGCGAAGGAGAGCATGTCGTGCTCGTTGACCTGGGCATGAAGCGCTCCATTCTCGATGCGCTGCTGGCCCGCGGCTGCCGCGTCACCGTTGTTCCCTATAACACCAGCTATGAACAGATCGCCGCGCTGCAGCCGGACGGCCTGGTCTTTTCCAACGGTCCCGGCGATCCGCAGCACTTGCTGCCGTACTGCGGGGAGTGGCTGCGGGCGGTGGAGCGCTACCCGACGCTGGGCATCTGTCTCGGCCACCAGGTGATCGCGCTGATGTTCGGGGCACAGACGGGACGGCTCCCCTACGGTCACCGCGGCAGCAATCATCCGGTAAAAGAATTGCTGAGCGGCAAGGTGTATCTGACGTCGCAAAACCACGGCTACGTCGTCCTGGAAGAGACGCTGGACAAACGGCAGTTGGCGGTTACCTACCGCAATGTGAACGATGGGTCCGTAGAGGGTCTGCGCCACCTCCAGCTGCCGGTCAGCAGCGTCCAGTTTCATCCGGAGGCACACCCCGGGCCTAACGATACGTC
- a CDS encoding acetylornithine transaminase → MSAVTDASKLMNNYSRWPIRLVKGKGNTVWDEQGNEYLDCTSGIAVTSLGHVPPRVSERLQQQLGQLWHTSNLFEHPLQEQLAGKLAALSGLDRAFFCNSGAEANEAAIKLARRWQQKVKGEQRYEIITFQQSFHGRTLATLTATGQDKVKDGFAPLPEGFVTVPYNDLAALTEAISARTCAVLLELVQGEGGVTPADPAWVRALEQLCAKTGVLLIIDEVQTGIGRTGTWFAYQQYGIKPDIVSLAKGLGSGFPVGAILAREEVGEAFSPGTHGSTFGGNPLAMAAGLATIEVIEQERLLERVNELSRYLLSRLERIKQAHPAKVADVRGKGLLLGVELTQPVADVLAYMREKRVLALQAGPQVIRLLPSFVSTEAELDRLAEVLDAAIAAV, encoded by the coding sequence ATGAGCGCGGTTACCGATGCATCCAAGCTGATGAACAACTATTCAAGATGGCCGATTCGCCTGGTGAAAGGGAAGGGGAACACCGTCTGGGACGAGCAGGGCAACGAATATCTCGACTGCACGTCGGGGATTGCCGTGACCTCGCTCGGGCACGTGCCGCCGCGGGTGAGCGAGCGGCTGCAGCAGCAGCTTGGTCAACTCTGGCACACCTCCAATCTGTTTGAGCACCCGCTGCAGGAGCAGTTGGCCGGCAAACTGGCGGCGCTCTCCGGGCTGGATCGCGCGTTTTTCTGCAACAGCGGCGCGGAAGCCAACGAGGCGGCGATCAAACTGGCGCGCCGCTGGCAGCAAAAGGTAAAGGGAGAACAGCGCTACGAAATCATCACGTTCCAGCAGTCGTTCCACGGCCGGACGCTGGCCACCTTGACCGCAACGGGACAGGACAAAGTAAAAGACGGTTTTGCGCCGCTGCCTGAAGGATTCGTAACGGTGCCGTACAATGACCTGGCCGCGCTTACGGAGGCGATCAGCGCGCGCACCTGTGCGGTGCTGCTGGAGTTGGTGCAGGGCGAAGGCGGCGTCACCCCCGCCGATCCGGCGTGGGTCCGTGCGCTGGAGCAGCTGTGCGCCAAGACCGGCGTGCTGCTGATCATCGACGAGGTGCAGACGGGGATTGGCCGCACCGGTACTTGGTTCGCCTACCAGCAGTACGGGATCAAACCGGATATCGTGTCGCTGGCGAAGGGATTGGGCAGCGGCTTTCCGGTCGGGGCGATCCTGGCCCGGGAGGAAGTGGGCGAAGCGTTTTCGCCGGGGACACACGGCTCCACGTTTGGCGGCAACCCGCTGGCGATGGCGGCCGGGTTGGCGACGATCGAGGTGATCGAACAGGAGCGGCTGCTCGAGCGGGTGAATGAATTGAGCCGGTATCTGCTGTCCCGGCTGGAGCGGATCAAGCAGGCCCACCCCGCGAAGGTGGCGGACGTGCGTGGCAAGGGGCTGCTCTTGGGCGTGGAGCTGACCCAGCCTGTCGCCGATGTGCTTGCCTACATGCGCGAAAAAAGAGTGTTGGCGCTGCAGGCCGGTCCGCAGGTGATCCGCCTGCTGCCATCGTTCGTCAGCACGGAAGCGGAACTGGATCGGCTGGCGGAAGTGCTGGACGCAGCGATCGCCGCTGTTTGA
- the argB gene encoding acetylglutamate kinase has translation MLVVIKCGGSTMEQLSAAFYETIAQLQRSGEQLVLVHGGGPMINEVLEKLEIPPRFIEGLRYTCEATMNVVEMVLGGSINKQLVRRLLQAGSRAWGLSGVDGGLITARQTDKPLGLVGEIERVDTSLLLNLLKQGFLPVVAPLGVAADGSQVYNINADVAAGAVAAALGASKLLMITDVPGILVPSGGSQVLKESADAQEIEEMIAGGIISGGMIPKVRSALAALEQGVEEVVICRGTPEELRGIFAGKPVGTSLRRSRQEHATTLKGESV, from the coding sequence GTGCTGGTAGTGATCAAGTGCGGCGGCAGCACGATGGAACAGCTGTCGGCCGCTTTTTACGAGACAATCGCCCAATTGCAGCGATCCGGCGAGCAGCTTGTGCTGGTGCACGGCGGCGGTCCGATGATTAATGAGGTGTTGGAGAAGCTGGAGATCCCGCCCCGTTTTATCGAGGGACTGCGCTATACGTGTGAAGCGACGATGAATGTGGTCGAGATGGTGCTCGGCGGCTCGATCAACAAGCAGCTGGTGCGGCGGCTGCTGCAGGCGGGAAGCCGGGCCTGGGGCTTGAGCGGAGTCGATGGCGGGCTGATCACAGCCAGACAGACGGATAAGCCGCTCGGGCTGGTCGGGGAAATCGAACGGGTGGACACGTCGCTCCTGCTCAACCTGCTCAAGCAGGGGTTTCTGCCGGTGGTGGCGCCGTTAGGCGTGGCGGCAGACGGATCGCAAGTCTACAACATCAATGCCGATGTCGCCGCCGGAGCGGTGGCCGCCGCGCTCGGCGCGAGCAAGCTGCTAATGATTACCGATGTTCCGGGGATTCTCGTGCCCAGCGGCGGCAGCCAGGTCTTGAAAGAGAGCGCTGATGCGCAGGAGATTGAGGAGATGATTGCCGGCGGGATCATCTCCGGCGGGATGATCCCCAAGGTACGCTCAGCGCTGGCGGCTCTGGAGCAGGGAGTGGAGGAAGTGGTCATCTGCCGCGGGACACCGGAGGAGCTGCGCGGGATTTTTGCCGGCAAACCGGTTGGCACGTCGCTGCGCAGGAGTCGGCAAGAACATGCCACGACGTTGAAAGGAGAGAGTGTATGA
- the argC gene encoding N-acetyl-gamma-glutamyl-phosphate reductase, with translation MIRVGIVGATGYSGVELIRLLARHPKVEITRLYSSSAEGAELAAVFPHLEQIALPPLQAIDPQAMAQENDIVFLATPAGVSRELSPQLVAAGGKVIDLSGDFRLASAELYQTWYKKQPASDEQLAQAVYGLHEWNEEKIRAARLIANPGCYPTATLLGLLPLAKSGWVEPRSWIIDAKSGVSGAGRGVSLSSHFSEVNENVSAYKVGKHQHTPEIEQELTRHSGVETIVQFTPHLIPMTRGILVTAYGQLTKPVRAEELQDLYESVYSGKPFVRVRPYGSHPRTKDVYGSNYCDIAVHLDQRTGRVIVLSVIDNMVKGAAGQAVQNMNTMFGLAQTEGLLLTPVFP, from the coding sequence ATGATTCGAGTTGGAATCGTGGGTGCGACCGGGTACAGCGGCGTCGAATTGATTCGCCTCCTGGCCCGGCATCCAAAGGTGGAGATTACCCGGCTGTACTCCAGTTCGGCGGAGGGAGCGGAGCTGGCCGCCGTATTCCCCCATCTCGAGCAGATTGCCCTGCCGCCCCTGCAGGCGATTGATCCGCAAGCGATGGCGCAAGAGAACGACATCGTCTTTCTCGCGACGCCCGCCGGGGTGAGCCGGGAGCTGTCTCCGCAACTGGTGGCAGCGGGCGGCAAAGTGATTGACTTGTCGGGAGATTTTCGCCTGGCTTCGGCGGAATTGTACCAAACCTGGTACAAAAAGCAGCCGGCCAGCGATGAGCAGCTGGCGCAAGCTGTCTACGGGTTGCATGAGTGGAACGAGGAGAAGATTCGCGCGGCGCGGCTGATCGCCAATCCCGGCTGTTATCCCACGGCGACGCTGTTGGGTCTGCTGCCGCTGGCGAAGAGCGGCTGGGTAGAACCGCGAAGCTGGATCATCGATGCCAAGTCGGGCGTATCCGGGGCAGGCCGGGGCGTCTCGTTGAGTTCCCACTTCAGCGAAGTGAACGAAAACGTTTCCGCTTACAAGGTGGGCAAACATCAGCATACGCCGGAAATCGAGCAGGAGCTGACGCGGCATTCGGGTGTTGAGACAATCGTCCAGTTTACGCCGCATCTGATTCCGATGACGCGGGGCATTCTGGTTACCGCCTACGGTCAGTTGACAAAGCCGGTGCGTGCGGAAGAGTTGCAAGATTTGTATGAATCGGTCTATTCCGGCAAGCCGTTTGTCCGTGTTCGCCCGTACGGCAGCCATCCCCGGACGAAAGACGTGTACGGCTCCAATTACTGCGACATTGCCGTTCACCTCGATCAGCGGACGGGGCGGGTGATCGTGCTGTCCGTGATTGACAACATGGTCAAGGGAGCGGCCGGGCAAGCGGTGCAAAACATGAACACGATGTTCGGCTTGGCGCAGACGGAGGGGCTCCTGCTGACGCCGGTGTTTCCGTAA
- a CDS encoding DUF5316 domain-containing protein produces MKRSLLLGFSILLITAICSLVAHNLWITVTISGIIGVVCILLSAIFTGALTSGDRLRANHATETSEDRRIRVNWAFKLALVGLPNLVAAILILLFSSKGQ; encoded by the coding sequence GTGAAGCGTTCTTTATTGCTTGGTTTCTCCATTCTGCTGATTACCGCCATATGTTCCCTAGTCGCTCACAACTTATGGATTACAGTAACCATTTCGGGGATCATAGGTGTCGTTTGCATCCTCTTGTCGGCGATTTTTACTGGTGCATTGACGAGTGGAGACAGGCTAAGAGCCAACCATGCCACAGAAACAAGCGAAGATCGACGAATCAGAGTAAACTGGGCATTCAAATTGGCATTGGTCGGGCTGCCAAATTTAGTAGCGGCAATATTGATTCTCCTCTTTTCGAGCAAGGGCCAATAA
- the cccB gene encoding cytochrome c551 yields the protein MKRISLALLASFLVLAVSACGGGEQTEQPNNNQPSAEQPSQNAPSADAGGFDAETAEATYQQRCIGCHGQNLEGVSGPALKDVGARYTQEEILAILNNGKGAMPGGLVSGEEASNLAAWLAAKK from the coding sequence ATGAAGCGCATCTCTCTCGCACTGCTGGCCTCGTTTCTGGTGCTTGCGGTCAGCGCCTGTGGCGGCGGCGAACAAACGGAACAGCCCAATAATAACCAGCCGTCTGCTGAACAGCCGTCGCAGAACGCTCCTTCCGCTGACGCAGGCGGATTTGACGCGGAGACCGCCGAGGCAACTTATCAGCAGCGGTGTATCGGCTGCCATGGCCAAAATCTGGAAGGTGTCAGCGGGCCCGCTTTGAAGGACGTGGGTGCCCGCTATACGCAAGAAGAGATTCTCGCCATTTTGAACAACGGAAAAGGAGCAATGCCGGGGGGACTCGTCAGCGGCGAAGAGGCGAGCAACCTGGCAGCCTGGCTGGCCGCCAAGAAGTAG
- a CDS encoding YciI family protein translates to MYVAILTIVDPELNAKVRPAHLEYINQLYLQDKVVMAGPFADQRGGMVIYRADSLEEAKQLAEADPVVREGARTLELREWKPLSFPLA, encoded by the coding sequence ATGTATGTGGCGATCTTGACGATTGTCGACCCGGAATTAAACGCCAAGGTACGTCCGGCGCATCTGGAGTACATCAACCAGCTTTACCTGCAGGACAAGGTGGTCATGGCGGGACCGTTCGCCGACCAGCGCGGCGGGATGGTCATTTACCGGGCAGACAGCCTGGAAGAAGCCAAACAATTGGCGGAAGCCGACCCGGTTGTGCGGGAAGGCGCCCGGACGCTGGAGTTACGGGAATGGAAGCCGCTCTCCTTTCCGCTCGCTTGA
- a CDS encoding NUDIX hydrolase, whose translation MSYKWLEWSNRLQAIAQAGLTFATDPFDRERYAELRKISVEIMAEYSQTEMSRVSQLFANETGYPTPKVDIRGVVFQNGKILMVKEKSDGAWALPGGYADIGYSPGEIAVKEVKEETGFEVVPTKLLAVLDMRRHTQLPQPYHFYKIFIQCHITGGHAASDDMETSDVGFFAEEELPRLSERRNTEAQIHLLFEYLKDPGKVCTFD comes from the coding sequence ATGTCGTACAAATGGCTGGAATGGAGCAATCGTCTGCAAGCCATTGCCCAGGCCGGGCTCACCTTTGCCACGGATCCGTTTGATCGCGAGCGCTACGCGGAACTGCGGAAAATCAGCGTGGAGATCATGGCGGAGTACTCCCAGACGGAAATGAGCCGGGTCAGCCAACTGTTTGCCAACGAGACCGGTTATCCGACGCCAAAGGTGGATATCCGCGGCGTCGTATTCCAAAACGGCAAAATCTTGATGGTGAAAGAAAAATCGGATGGCGCCTGGGCCCTGCCCGGCGGATATGCGGATATCGGGTATTCCCCGGGGGAGATTGCGGTAAAAGAAGTAAAAGAGGAAACCGGTTTTGAAGTCGTTCCCACCAAGCTATTGGCGGTGCTGGACATGCGCCGGCATACGCAACTGCCGCAGCCCTATCACTTTTACAAGATCTTTATCCAATGCCACATCACGGGCGGCCATGCCGCTTCCGACGATATGGAGACGAGCGACGTGGGGTTTTTCGCGGAAGAGGAACTGCCTCGCCTGTCGGAAAGACGCAATACCGAAGCGCAAATCCATCTCCTGTTTGAATACCTGAAAGATCCCGGCAAAGTCTGCACCTTTGATTGA
- a CDS encoding EcsC family protein produces the protein METKEQLLAALQEIQKWEQEQKDLWIWDRVARLPFVLLDKLTPAFIQEKLGQVVEELARYVDTGGRYLLQEQELVERFSERSLAAGGHPVSSVAEIAEQPLSLMDAAADELSASRARFAAVQGATTGVGGLFTLVIDIPLLLGQSLKVLQEMAVVYGYQPKEQAERVFIVKCLQFTSSDLVGKRAILEELAAYGGEAGRKQMIAQLVGWREVMLTYRDNFGWKKLLQLIPIAGILFGAYINRKTVEEVAETGRMLYRKRRISERLQRIADAELPR, from the coding sequence ATGGAAACAAAAGAACAGCTGCTTGCAGCGCTGCAGGAAATCCAGAAGTGGGAACAGGAACAGAAAGACCTGTGGATCTGGGACCGAGTAGCCCGGCTGCCGTTCGTCTTGCTGGACAAACTGACGCCGGCGTTTATCCAGGAGAAGTTGGGACAGGTAGTCGAGGAACTGGCCCGTTATGTAGACACGGGGGGCAGGTATCTGCTGCAGGAGCAGGAGCTGGTGGAGCGCTTCAGCGAGCGGTCGCTGGCGGCCGGCGGCCATCCGGTCAGTTCGGTTGCGGAGATTGCCGAGCAGCCGCTGTCGCTGATGGATGCGGCGGCGGACGAGCTCAGCGCCTCCCGCGCCCGCTTTGCCGCCGTGCAGGGGGCGACGACAGGGGTGGGCGGACTGTTTACCTTGGTCATCGACATTCCGCTGCTTTTGGGGCAATCGCTGAAAGTGCTGCAGGAGATGGCGGTCGTCTACGGTTATCAGCCGAAAGAGCAGGCCGAACGCGTCTTCATCGTCAAATGCCTGCAGTTTACTTCCTCTGATCTCGTCGGCAAACGGGCGATCCTCGAGGAGCTCGCCGCCTACGGCGGGGAAGCCGGGCGAAAGCAGATGATCGCGCAGCTGGTCGGCTGGCGGGAAGTGATGTTGACCTATCGCGACAACTTTGGTTGGAAAAAGCTGCTGCAGCTGATTCCGATTGCCGGTATTTTATTTGGCGCTTACATCAATCGCAAGACGGTTGAGGAAGTGGCCGAGACGGGCAGGATGCTGTACCGGAAGCGGCGGATCAGCGAGCGGCTGCAGCGGATCGCCGACGCGGAGCTTCCCCGCTGA
- the prfB gene encoding peptide chain release factor 2 (programmed frameshift), with the protein MALIDVTEVKQELNSMAKRLADIRGSLDLPAKQERIGELEERMLAPDFWDDNDKAQKTISELNALKHLVDTMNALDSAYEDLQVMLELAVEENDESLLPELYDSVRSLKKEMEQFELQLLLSGPYDKNNAILELHPGAGGTESQDWASMLLRMYTRWADDKGFKVETLDYLPGDEAGIKSVTLLIKGHNAYGYLKAEKGVHRLVRISPFDASGRRHTSFVSCNVLPEIEADDEVEIKPEELKIDTYRSSGAGGQHVNTTDSAVRITHLPTGIVVTCQSERSQIQNRERAMKMLAAKLFERRREEQQQQLQEIQGEQKDIAWGSQIRSYVFHPYSLVKDHRTNVEVGNVQAVMDGNIDPFIDAYLRSQLNQS; encoded by the exons ATGGCTTTGATTGATGTGACCGAAGTCAAGCAGGAACTGAACAGTATGGCTAAACGTTTAGCGGATATCAGGGGGTCTCTT GACCTGCCGGCCAAACAGGAGCGCATCGGCGAACTGGAAGAGCGGATGCTGGCTCCCGACTTTTGGGACGACAATGACAAGGCGCAGAAGACGATCAGTGAATTGAACGCCTTGAAGCATCTCGTCGATACGATGAACGCGCTGGATTCCGCTTATGAAGACCTGCAGGTGATGCTGGAGCTGGCGGTGGAGGAAAATGACGAATCGCTGCTCCCCGAACTGTACGACAGCGTGCGCTCGCTGAAAAAAGAAATGGAGCAGTTTGAACTGCAGCTTCTGCTCAGCGGGCCTTACGATAAAAACAACGCGATCCTGGAACTGCATCCCGGCGCGGGCGGAACCGAATCGCAGGATTGGGCGTCCATGCTGCTCAGGATGTATACGCGTTGGGCCGATGACAAAGGGTTCAAGGTGGAGACGCTCGATTACCTGCCGGGCGACGAGGCGGGGATCAAAAGCGTCACCCTGCTGATCAAAGGACACAATGCGTATGGTTACTTAAAGGCGGAGAAAGGCGTCCACCGGCTGGTGCGGATTTCCCCGTTTGACGCGTCCGGGCGCCGTCACACTTCCTTTGTCTCCTGCAATGTGCTGCCGGAAATCGAGGCGGACGACGAAGTGGAGATCAAACCGGAAGAGCTAAAAATCGATACCTATCGGTCCAGCGGCGCAGGGGGGCAGCACGTCAATACGACCGACTCGGCGGTGCGGATTACCCACCTGCCGACCGGCATCGTCGTCACCTGCCAGTCGGAGCGTTCGCAGATCCAAAACCGGGAGCGGGCGATGAAGATGCTGGCAGCCAAGTTGTTTGAGCGCAGACGGGAGGAACAGCAGCAGCAGCTGCAGGAGATTCAGGGCGAGCAGAAAGATATCGCCTGGGGCAGCCAAATCCGTTCCTACGTGTTCCATCCGTACAGCCTGGTCAAGGATCACCGCACCAATGTAGAGGTGGGGAACGTTCAGGCTGTGATGGACGGCAACATTGACCCGTTTATCGACGCCTACCTGCGCTCCCAGTTGAATCAATCATGA
- a CDS encoding ketoacyl-ACP synthase III, producing MISNAGAALPSRARITAIGSYVPEKVLTNHDLEKMVETSDEWIVQRTGIRERRIAAPDQFTSDLCVAAVQDLADRSGKSLADVEMVIVCTSTPDYHFPSVASQVQARLGLQETGAIDLQAACAGFAYGLHMANSLITSGLHKKVLVIGADALSKITDYNDRTTCILFGDGAGAVLVERDEEHPGFLSYHLGSHGEGGIHLYCSGLSGKIGDKELIANRKLVQNGREVYKWAVTTVPQGMRKVVEKVGMSLEQVDWFVPHSANLRMIESICEKSGFPLERTLYSLEYYGNTSAATIPLSLDIAVKENKLKTGDTILMYGFGGGLVHAGLLVQW from the coding sequence ATGATCAGTAACGCAGGGGCGGCGCTGCCCTCTCGCGCGCGGATAACGGCGATCGGCAGTTATGTGCCGGAAAAGGTGCTGACCAATCATGACCTGGAAAAGATGGTGGAGACCAGCGACGAATGGATTGTGCAGCGGACCGGGATCCGCGAGCGGCGGATCGCCGCTCCCGATCAGTTTACCAGCGATCTGTGTGTCGCAGCGGTCCAAGACTTGGCCGATCGTTCCGGCAAATCGCTGGCAGATGTGGAAATGGTGATCGTCTGCACGTCTACGCCCGACTACCATTTCCCCAGCGTGGCCAGTCAGGTGCAGGCCAGACTGGGACTGCAGGAGACGGGCGCGATTGATTTGCAGGCGGCGTGCGCCGGATTTGCCTACGGCCTGCACATGGCCAATTCGCTGATCACTTCCGGGCTGCACAAAAAAGTGCTGGTGATCGGGGCCGACGCGCTGTCCAAGATTACCGATTACAACGACCGAACGACGTGCATCCTGTTTGGTGACGGAGCGGGGGCGGTGCTGGTCGAACGCGATGAGGAACACCCCGGGTTCTTGTCTTACCACCTCGGTTCGCACGGCGAAGGGGGCATCCATCTGTACTGCAGCGGGCTTTCCGGGAAAATCGGGGACAAGGAGCTGATCGCCAACCGGAAGCTGGTGCAAAACGGACGGGAAGTCTACAAATGGGCGGTGACCACGGTTCCCCAGGGGATGCGCAAAGTGGTGGAAAAAGTGGGCATGAGCCTGGAGCAGGTGGACTGGTTTGTGCCGCACAGCGCCAACCTGCGCATGATTGAATCCATCTGCGAAAAATCCGGGTTTCCGCTGGAGCGAACACTCTACAGTCTGGAATATTACGGCAATACGTCGGCGGCCACGATTCCCCTTTCCCTGGACATCGCCGTCAAAGAGAACAAGCTGAAGACAGGCGATACGATTCTGATGTACGGGTTTGGCGGCGGATTGGTCCATGCCGGCCTCCTCGTCCAGTGGTGA
- a CDS encoding acyl-CoA reductase: MEIVAPSIYSSDRWQERAMQLAEKAPLEAFSDITIQFLDTFSKQILADHSMRNYPELMACAHWFRKGHLLDLKKEYEAYAFQRILKPRGTVLHFAPANVDSIFLYSWGLSMLVGNKNIIRISRRHREQMEVVLRRLDLLLAKEAFKPIAERTLLLRYDHEEEYTQFLSQICQTRVIWGGDRTVQAIRSIPLAPHATEIVFPDRYSKTIFNAGRVLECSDDELAHVAKQFYNDAFWFGQMACSSPREIYWIGNPADCTAARVRFWTQVGRIINNQGYQNPVAVGTARLATAYYYAAQECTSKVQLSTLHQPLRVEVVGTTEEMRDIHCGGGLFLERCLQDFTEVPASLHDKDQTLTYFGFAKEQLMQLVEAIPNRAIDRIVPVGQALQFGPVWDGYSFFLYFTREIIVM, from the coding sequence GTGGAAATTGTAGCCCCAAGTATTTACTCATCAGACCGATGGCAGGAAAGGGCAATGCAATTGGCTGAAAAAGCCCCTTTGGAGGCATTTTCAGATATTACCATCCAATTTCTCGATACTTTTTCCAAGCAAATTCTTGCGGATCACAGCATGCGGAATTACCCGGAGTTAATGGCTTGTGCGCACTGGTTTCGAAAAGGACATTTGCTGGATTTAAAAAAGGAATATGAAGCATATGCGTTTCAGAGGATTTTGAAACCGCGGGGAACGGTTCTTCACTTTGCTCCTGCAAACGTTGATTCCATATTCCTCTATTCCTGGGGTCTGTCCATGCTGGTCGGAAACAAGAATATCATTCGGATCTCACGCAGGCATCGTGAACAGATGGAGGTTGTTTTGCGGCGACTGGATCTTCTGCTTGCGAAGGAAGCATTTAAACCGATCGCGGAACGGACACTGCTGCTGAGATATGACCATGAAGAGGAGTATACACAATTTTTGTCGCAAATATGCCAGACCAGGGTTATTTGGGGGGGAGATCGGACCGTACAAGCAATTCGTTCCATACCTTTGGCACCCCATGCAACGGAAATCGTATTCCCCGACCGCTATTCAAAAACCATTTTCAATGCAGGGAGAGTTTTGGAGTGCAGCGATGATGAGTTAGCGCATGTAGCCAAACAGTTTTACAATGATGCGTTTTGGTTCGGACAAATGGCGTGCTCATCACCCCGTGAAATCTATTGGATTGGCAATCCCGCAGATTGTACCGCTGCCAGGGTACGATTCTGGACACAAGTAGGGAGAATCATCAATAATCAGGGATATCAAAACCCTGTTGCAGTGGGTACGGCTCGCTTGGCTACCGCCTATTACTATGCAGCGCAGGAGTGTACTTCGAAGGTGCAGTTATCCACCCTTCATCAACCTCTACGTGTCGAGGTTGTGGGAACGACGGAGGAGATGCGGGACATTCACTGCGGAGGGGGACTGTTTTTGGAGCGGTGCCTCCAGGATTTTACGGAAGTTCCCGCTTCGTTGCATGATAAAGATCAAACGTTAACGTATTTCGGATTTGCCAAAGAGCAGTTGATGCAATTGGTTGAAGCCATTCCCAACCGTGCGATCGATCGCATTGTTCCTGTGGGACAAGCATTACAATTTGGGCCGGTTTGGGATGGTTATTCATTCTTCCTGTATTTTACAAGGGAAATTATCGTGATGTAG